In a genomic window of Candidatus Manganitrophaceae bacterium:
- the flgK gene encoding flagellar hook-associated protein FlgK produces MSNILGIFNIGKLALFANQRALAVTSQNIANLNTPGYSRQEAVLQSTSPANDLPGQIGTGVQVTEIRRVFDQFIQTQLTSEQSTLGRLDVEKGALAQVEAVFNDAQGTGVSQSLSQFFSALHDLANNPQGIAERTALLEQTRSLISQFSTANNQLQQIRKDLNGEIQGVIGEVNSLATQIANLNGQIRQAEVSGQNANDLRDQRDGLLKDLSEKIDIHTIDGEFGQVNVTVGQGTPLVESKAYTLQGVANADNSGFVKVALDLGTGSTTDITSSIGNGQLKGLIDLRDNLIPGYSDRLDRLAATIVNEVNQQHQAGYGLDGSTGNNFFSPLAPTVTGLSRNTGSGAIGATVNNPTLLTFDPYRLSFAGGNYTIQNLTTGASSTAAYVNPTTITFEGLQINMAGAPANGDTFEISAHQGVAGSMALATTDPRKIAAASSAGGVPGDNSNALLLAQLQEKGVTALGGSTFNDFYGQTVGQIGSDSQAAQHSLTAEKVINENLTQQRGEVSGVSLDEETTNLIKFQRAFEASARLITVADQLLQTILDMKTT; encoded by the coding sequence ATGTCGAATATCTTAGGGATCTTCAATATCGGGAAGCTCGCCCTTTTCGCCAACCAGCGGGCCCTTGCCGTCACCTCCCAGAATATCGCCAACCTCAATACCCCCGGATACAGCCGTCAGGAAGCGGTCCTCCAATCGACGTCACCGGCGAATGACCTTCCGGGCCAGATCGGAACGGGTGTTCAGGTCACCGAGATTCGACGTGTTTTCGACCAGTTTATTCAAACCCAGTTGACGTCAGAACAGTCGACCCTCGGCCGTCTGGATGTGGAGAAGGGGGCCCTCGCCCAGGTGGAAGCCGTATTTAATGACGCGCAGGGGACCGGTGTCAGTCAATCTCTCTCCCAGTTTTTTTCGGCGCTCCACGACCTTGCCAATAATCCGCAGGGGATCGCCGAGCGGACCGCCCTTTTGGAGCAGACAAGAAGTCTGATCTCTCAGTTTTCGACCGCGAATAATCAGTTGCAGCAGATCCGCAAAGATCTCAATGGGGAGATCCAGGGGGTCATCGGCGAGGTCAATTCGCTGGCGACCCAAATTGCCAATTTGAACGGTCAAATTCGCCAAGCCGAAGTCTCCGGACAGAATGCCAATGATCTCCGTGACCAGCGGGACGGTCTTCTTAAAGACCTTTCTGAAAAAATCGATATTCATACAATTGATGGAGAGTTTGGACAGGTCAACGTCACGGTTGGGCAGGGGACGCCGCTAGTCGAATCGAAGGCTTATACGCTTCAAGGGGTGGCGAATGCCGACAACTCCGGCTTTGTCAAAGTGGCATTGGATTTGGGGACCGGTTCGACCACCGATATCACCTCTTCGATCGGAAATGGCCAGCTCAAGGGTTTGATCGATCTTCGTGACAACCTGATTCCCGGATATAGCGATCGGTTGGACCGACTCGCGGCGACGATTGTGAATGAGGTCAATCAACAACACCAAGCCGGGTACGGATTGGATGGGTCTACCGGAAACAATTTCTTCTCTCCTCTCGCGCCGACCGTCACCGGATTGAGCCGCAATACCGGATCGGGAGCGATCGGCGCGACGGTCAACAATCCGACCCTTCTGACCTTCGATCCCTATCGGCTGAGCTTTGCCGGGGGCAATTATACGATTCAAAACCTGACCACGGGCGCCTCTTCCACCGCGGCGTATGTCAATCCGACGACGATTACCTTCGAAGGGCTTCAGATTAATATGGCCGGCGCCCCGGCCAATGGAGATACTTTCGAGATCAGCGCTCATCAGGGAGTGGCCGGTTCGATGGCGCTGGCGACCACCGATCCGAGGAAGATCGCCGCCGCCTCTTCCGCGGGCGGGGTTCCCGGGGACAACAGCAACGCCCTTCTCCTCGCTCAATTACAGGAGAAAGGGGTGACTGCATTGGGCGGCTCAACTTTTAATGATTTTTATGGCCAAACGGTCGGACAAATCGGCTCGGATTCCCAGGCGGCCCAGCATTCACTGACGGCTGAAAAAGTGATCAATGAAAACCTCACCCAGCAGCGGGGAGAGGTCTCCGGCGTATCGCTCGATGAAGAGACAACCAATTTAATCAAGTTTCAGAGGGCATTCGAAGCGTCCGCCCGTTTGATCACGGTTGCAGATCAACTGTTACAGACGATTCTCGACATGAAAACGACATGA
- the flgL gene encoding flagellar hook-associated protein FlgL has product MRVSDQMLFQSVMVQLQRQTDSLFNLQEQVSSGKRINRPSDDPTGEPLVLNYGKTLATTDQYLRNIDRGDSLMTQSDSTLQDVSDQLQRAHELAIQMANATNSPADRANAAKEVKEIFGQLVAMGNRSVEGRYLFAGDQTTTIPFVDHGNYIGTAAALPVTITAGVNDQLTLSVNGVSSTVTLPPGNYASGNALASQVQTTINADPTLSTAGASATVTFDTDHLVVTSNATGGTSAVIPTGGTAQNILGLATGTNRPSGTYLGDSGEISQLIGPNTPVIVNLPGDRVFKGVGVAGGVDVFSAVAGLQGALETNNVAGIQAALTNISAAQEQVTNERVTLGARLNRMDATKTVLSDFKLSITQFKSNIENIDLTQAISDLSLQQTALQATRAVAARLIQTSLLDFLH; this is encoded by the coding sequence ATGCGTGTATCGGATCAGATGCTTTTTCAATCGGTGATGGTCCAGCTACAGCGGCAGACCGATTCCCTCTTCAATCTTCAGGAGCAGGTCTCTTCCGGCAAAAGGATCAATCGCCCCTCGGATGACCCGACCGGCGAGCCGCTGGTGCTCAATTATGGGAAGACGCTCGCAACGACCGACCAGTACCTGCGGAATATCGACCGGGGCGATTCGTTGATGACACAGAGCGACTCGACTTTACAAGATGTCTCTGATCAATTGCAGCGGGCCCATGAACTCGCGATTCAGATGGCGAATGCCACGAATTCCCCGGCGGATCGGGCCAATGCCGCCAAAGAGGTGAAGGAGATCTTCGGTCAGCTGGTCGCGATGGGAAACCGCTCGGTCGAGGGACGGTATCTTTTCGCCGGAGATCAGACGACGACGATCCCGTTTGTCGACCATGGCAACTACATCGGAACGGCGGCGGCGCTGCCGGTGACGATTACCGCCGGGGTGAATGATCAGCTGACCCTCTCGGTAAACGGCGTCTCTTCCACGGTGACCCTTCCTCCCGGGAATTATGCTTCGGGTAATGCTTTGGCGAGCCAGGTTCAGACGACGATCAATGCCGATCCCACATTGTCGACGGCAGGGGCATCGGCCACGGTGACATTTGATACCGACCATTTGGTCGTGACTTCCAATGCAACGGGGGGAACTTCTGCGGTGATTCCGACCGGTGGAACCGCTCAAAATATCTTAGGCTTGGCGACCGGAACCAACCGGCCGTCGGGAACCTATTTGGGGGATTCGGGAGAGATTTCTCAGCTGATCGGCCCCAATACCCCGGTCATCGTCAATCTTCCCGGAGATCGGGTTTTCAAGGGGGTCGGGGTGGCGGGAGGGGTCGATGTCTTTTCCGCGGTGGCCGGGTTGCAGGGGGCGTTGGAGACAAATAACGTCGCGGGGATCCAGGCCGCGTTAACGAATATCAGCGCGGCGCAGGAGCAGGTGACCAATGAACGGGTGACTTTGGGGGCCCGCCTCAATCGGATGGATGCAACCAAAACCGTGCTGAGCGATTTTAAGCTATCGATCACCCAATTCAAATCCAATATAGAAAATATCGATCTGACCCAGGCGATTTCAGATCTTTCCCTTCAGCAGACCGCGCTGCAGGCGACCCGGGCCGTCGCCGCCAGATTGATTCAGACCTCCCTCCTCGACTTTCTCCACTAA
- the csrA gene encoding carbon storage regulator CsrA → MLVLTRKPGEEIFIGDQIRVVVIEIQGGQVRLGIDAPATIPIYREEVLAKIMLENKKAASANPNQLKDILIKRIPPPEQSRGSKP, encoded by the coding sequence ATGCTCGTTCTGACGCGGAAGCCGGGAGAAGAAATTTTCATCGGAGACCAAATTAGGGTCGTCGTCATCGAAATACAGGGAGGTCAAGTTCGGTTGGGGATCGACGCTCCGGCGACGATCCCGATTTATCGAGAAGAGGTCTTAGCGAAGATTATGCTCGAGAACAAAAAGGCGGCGAGCGCGAATCCGAATCAGTTAAAAGACATTTTGATCAAGCGGATCCCTCCACCGGAACAAAGTAGAGGATCAAAACCGTGA
- a CDS encoding flagellar assembly protein FliW yields MNTVIQSAKLGPVAIDTERLITFPEGIPGFPMAKQYALIENDQGHPFFWLQAVEDLELAFVVVDPLIFLPEYRPLFSPEEMKALEIEKLDTAAVLAILTIPQDDPLKLTANLRAPLVINHKTRRGKQVVLSDSTYSYREPLLTLSALSTTQPDIAALKSS; encoded by the coding sequence GTGAACACCGTGATTCAAAGCGCAAAATTGGGACCGGTGGCGATTGACACCGAGCGGCTGATCACATTTCCGGAGGGGATACCCGGTTTCCCGATGGCGAAACAGTATGCCTTGATTGAGAATGACCAGGGCCATCCATTTTTCTGGCTGCAGGCGGTTGAAGATCTGGAGCTGGCTTTCGTCGTTGTCGACCCACTGATCTTCCTGCCGGAGTACCGGCCCCTCTTTTCCCCGGAGGAGATGAAAGCGCTGGAGATCGAGAAGTTAGACACCGCGGCAGTATTGGCCATTTTAACGATACCGCAGGACGATCCTCTTAAATTAACCGCAAACCTGAGAGCGCCCTTGGTGATCAACCACAAAACGCGGAGAGGAAAGCAGGTTGTCCTTTCCGATTCGACCTACAGTTACCGTGAGCCCCTTCTTACCCTGTCCGCCTTGAGCACCACACAGCCCGACATTGCTGCCCTGAAATCGTCGTAA
- the pseB gene encoding UDP-N-acetylglucosamine 4,6-dehydratase (inverting) has protein sequence MIDLNGKTILVTGGTGSFGKRFVRRVLSKYRPGKLIIFSRDEFKQYEMQQAMDDPSLRFFLGDVRDKDRLRRAFEGVDYLIHAAALKQVPSAEYNPFEAIKTNIIGAQNIIDVAIDVGIKRIIALSTDKACNPVNLYGATKLCSDKLFITGNSYAGRKSTRFSVVRYGNVVGSRGSVVPHFMQLKEGDSVPVTDERMTRFWITLDQGVDFVIKALERMHGGEIFIPKIPTATITDVAKAIAPKCKIKVVGIRPGEKLHELLISAEDGRRTLEYPEYFVIQPDFPWWSDEKRKNGGGTVREGFVYSSDQNPWRLTVAEIEKMVKDC, from the coding sequence ATGATCGATCTGAACGGAAAAACAATCCTGGTCACCGGAGGCACCGGCTCATTCGGAAAGCGGTTTGTCCGGCGCGTTCTTTCCAAGTACCGGCCGGGGAAACTCATCATCTTCAGCCGGGATGAATTTAAACAGTATGAAATGCAGCAGGCGATGGACGATCCCTCTCTGCGGTTTTTTCTCGGAGACGTCAGGGATAAAGACCGCCTTCGCCGCGCCTTCGAAGGGGTCGATTACCTCATCCATGCCGCTGCGCTAAAACAGGTTCCCTCTGCAGAATATAACCCTTTTGAAGCGATTAAGACCAATATCATCGGCGCCCAAAATATCATCGACGTCGCGATTGATGTCGGAATCAAACGGATCATCGCCCTGAGCACCGACAAAGCCTGCAACCCGGTGAACCTCTATGGCGCCACCAAGCTCTGCTCGGACAAGCTCTTCATCACCGGCAACTCTTATGCCGGTCGAAAGAGCACCCGATTCAGCGTCGTCCGATACGGCAATGTCGTCGGGAGTCGGGGAAGCGTTGTGCCCCATTTTATGCAGCTGAAAGAGGGGGACTCCGTTCCGGTGACCGATGAGCGGATGACCCGCTTTTGGATTACGCTCGACCAAGGGGTCGACTTTGTCATTAAAGCACTGGAGCGGATGCACGGCGGGGAGATCTTTATTCCGAAGATCCCGACCGCGACCATTACCGATGTCGCAAAAGCGATTGCTCCGAAGTGCAAGATCAAGGTCGTCGGTATCCGGCCCGGTGAGAAATTGCATGAGCTTCTGATCTCGGCTGAAGATGGAAGGCGTACGCTGGAATATCCGGAGTACTTTGTGATTCAGCCCGACTTCCCTTGGTGGTCGGACGAGAAGAGGAAAAACGGCGGGGGGACGGTTCGGGAAGGGTTTGTCTATTCAAGCGACCAGAATCCCTGGCGGCTCACCGTGGCGGAGATCGAGAAAATGGTAAAGGACTGTTAG
- the pseC gene encoding UDP-4-amino-4,6-dideoxy-N-acetyl-beta-L-altrosamine transaminase: protein MRTIPYGRQTIDEDDIQAVVDVLRSDWLTQGPTVDSFEAALAAYCGARYAVTCSSGTAALHLAYQAAGLKPGDLLLTSPNTFAATANAALYLGAKPLFTDIDPTTYNLNPSRIEETLSTFQLKGAHLGAIVPVHFAGTPCDMESIAKIAERHRLIVIEDACHALGASYAGKKIGALSDMTVFSFHPVKTITSGEGGAVLTNSEGYFQRLRRLRSHGIERTHFEEPSHGAWYHEIQEIGYNYRMTDLQAALGVSQLRKVDRFVARRREIVALYQTAFKGNPYFDLPMEPSGAVSSHHLYPIRLKDSLKARKREIFHHLREQGLGVQVHYLPVYRHPVYQKMGYPKGLCPAAEDFYQREISLPLFPTMSPEEVAYVIETVDRVCRVHA from the coding sequence ATGCGGACGATTCCTTATGGGCGGCAAACCATCGACGAAGACGATATCCAGGCGGTCGTGGATGTGCTCCGTTCCGATTGGTTGACCCAGGGTCCGACGGTCGATTCTTTTGAAGCGGCGCTCGCGGCCTACTGCGGGGCCCGATATGCCGTCACCTGCTCATCCGGCACGGCCGCACTTCATCTCGCTTATCAGGCGGCAGGCTTGAAACCGGGCGACCTTCTGCTGACCTCTCCGAATACATTCGCGGCAACCGCAAACGCGGCGCTCTATCTTGGAGCAAAGCCGCTCTTTACCGATATTGATCCGACCACATATAACTTAAATCCATCTCGGATTGAGGAGACCCTTTCCACTTTTCAATTGAAAGGGGCCCATCTCGGAGCAATCGTCCCGGTCCACTTCGCAGGGACCCCTTGCGACATGGAGTCGATCGCCAAAATAGCCGAGCGACACCGGCTGATCGTGATCGAGGACGCCTGCCATGCGCTGGGTGCCTCTTATGCCGGTAAAAAAATCGGCGCCCTCTCCGACATGACGGTGTTCAGTTTTCATCCGGTGAAGACCATTACCAGCGGAGAGGGAGGGGCGGTTCTCACGAATAGCGAAGGGTATTTTCAAAGATTGAGACGGCTGCGATCCCATGGGATCGAGCGGACCCATTTTGAAGAACCCTCTCACGGTGCCTGGTACCATGAGATTCAGGAGATCGGATACAACTACCGGATGACCGATCTCCAAGCCGCACTCGGCGTCTCTCAGCTCCGAAAAGTGGACCGGTTCGTCGCAAGAAGAAGGGAGATCGTCGCGCTCTATCAGACCGCATTCAAAGGGAATCCCTATTTTGATCTTCCCATGGAACCCTCCGGAGCGGTCTCTTCGCACCATCTCTATCCGATCCGATTGAAAGATTCTCTCAAGGCGCGAAAGCGAGAGATTTTCCATCACCTTCGGGAGCAAGGCCTGGGGGTTCAAGTTCATTATCTTCCCGTTTACCGGCATCCGGTCTATCAGAAGATGGGATATCCGAAAGGCCTCTGTCCAGCGGCGGAAGATTTCTATCAAAGGGAGATCTCCCTTCCGCTCTTCCCGACGATGTCTCCGGAAGAGGTGGCTTACGTCATTGAAACGGTCGATCGGGTCTGCCGCGTCCATGCATAA
- a CDS encoding aldo/keto reductase — protein sequence MKWILGSANFGLSYGIANGKKLSREEVFQILRAAESEGVWGIDTAKAYGDAERVLGDYFKSRGQRFQVITKLPSKEYKNSREVEREINDSMLAMNIESIDVLLLHSYEMYRRAGAVILPVLQSLQKEGVIGRCGLSVYHPEEAMQSARDFKGSLTIEFPLNLFDRRFLKGSLLERLKEEGAFLMARSVFLQGLFFMPEGAFEGKLSGAREKVMQIRDLSEKSSLRPEWLPLTFVATQPKIDAVVIGVDSADHLKTNLQALTQENLTRYHQVEDQLADLEVGDEEILLPYRWNR from the coding sequence ATGAAGTGGATTCTCGGCTCCGCCAATTTCGGTCTGTCGTATGGGATTGCAAACGGAAAAAAGCTGAGCCGGGAGGAGGTCTTCCAAATCCTCAGAGCGGCGGAATCGGAGGGGGTATGGGGAATCGATACCGCTAAGGCGTACGGGGATGCCGAAAGGGTGCTCGGAGACTATTTCAAAAGCCGGGGGCAGCGATTCCAGGTGATCACCAAACTGCCATCGAAGGAATACAAGAATTCAAGGGAAGTGGAAAGAGAGATCAACGACTCGATGCTCGCAATGAACATCGAATCGATCGATGTTCTCCTCCTTCACTCCTATGAAATGTATCGACGAGCCGGAGCGGTGATCCTCCCGGTCCTTCAGTCCCTCCAAAAGGAAGGGGTGATCGGACGATGCGGTCTCTCCGTCTATCACCCGGAAGAAGCGATGCAGTCCGCCCGCGATTTTAAAGGAAGCCTGACGATTGAATTTCCACTGAACCTTTTTGATAGGCGATTTCTGAAGGGGAGTCTCCTGGAGCGACTGAAAGAGGAGGGGGCCTTCCTGATGGCACGCTCGGTCTTTCTGCAGGGACTCTTTTTCATGCCGGAGGGAGCGTTCGAGGGGAAACTAAGCGGAGCGAGGGAAAAGGTCATGCAGATTCGCGACCTTTCAGAAAAATCGAGTTTGCGTCCGGAGTGGCTTCCACTCACCTTCGTCGCAACGCAGCCGAAGATTGATGCGGTGGTGATCGGCGTCGACTCCGCGGATCATTTGAAGACCAACCTTCAGGCCCTCACCCAAGAGAATCTCACCCGATATCACCAAGTCGAAGATCAACTCGCCGACTTGGAGGTCGGGGATGAAGAGATCCTCCTCCCCTATCGATGGAATCGATGA
- a CDS encoding aminotransferase class III-fold pyridoxal phosphate-dependent enzyme — protein sequence MPRAVVVQARNGSSRYPRKMLHPLLGRPALEWVFDRCEKIAENNTHITIDQRILATTEEKEDDPLAEIAQRRGWQVIRGSVEDVLGRFAKAVRAYRLDTVVRITGDCLLTDPRLIEHALTQFDLLKPDYLLLTKIIDGFDIEVMTGKAILKADSEAKVPSEREHVGPYLRRSKQFNTVLLPYGEEDLSHIHLSLDYREDAEVLESIIKQLGSDFTYTDVAKLIKAHPQLIEKTKHIIPNEGYRRSLEGDKAAILGMKGKPLRLEKSLSQFEKVMQIIPTGSQTFSKSHLQFSVGAAPLFVREGKGAFLTDLDGNRFIDFTMGLGACLLGYAFEPVNREMEATLRKGSTYTLPHHLEYDLAELLTQVIPSAEMVRFGKNGSDVTSAAVRLARAATGREVIACCGDHGWQDWYIATTTRSLGIPEEVKKKTITFQYNQIESLQGCFDRYPNQIAGVILEPVSLEAPQKNFLSKVKKLAEQKGAVLIFDEVVTGFRFDIGGAQAYFGVTPDLTCVGKAMANGMPVSAIVGKRDLMKLLDEIFFSFTFGGETLSLAAALATIHYLLEQKVTPFLWKQGEKLKEGIGRQIREKGLEGVLSIDGYPIRTVLGFKGEEKEVLKMKTLFQQECVKRGILFTGGHNISLPHDQEKIERLLSVYDEVMEILKYTLEYQMLDEMLEGRPLEPVFRKV from the coding sequence ATGCCGCGTGCGGTGGTGGTTCAAGCGAGGAACGGCTCCAGTCGCTATCCTCGAAAGATGCTTCACCCGTTGCTCGGGCGGCCGGCGCTGGAATGGGTCTTCGACCGGTGCGAGAAGATCGCCGAAAACAATACCCATATTACGATAGACCAGCGGATCTTAGCGACGACCGAGGAGAAGGAAGACGATCCTCTGGCCGAGATCGCTCAGCGGCGGGGCTGGCAGGTGATCCGGGGAAGTGTGGAGGATGTCCTCGGGCGTTTCGCCAAAGCGGTCCGCGCCTATCGGCTCGACACGGTGGTCCGGATCACCGGGGATTGCCTCCTCACCGATCCTCGACTGATTGAACATGCGCTTACCCAGTTCGATCTCCTCAAGCCCGATTATCTTCTCCTGACTAAAATTATCGACGGGTTTGATATCGAGGTGATGACCGGAAAAGCAATTTTGAAAGCCGATTCGGAGGCAAAGGTGCCGTCGGAACGGGAGCATGTCGGGCCCTATCTCCGGCGGTCAAAGCAATTCAACACCGTGCTTCTTCCTTATGGGGAGGAAGATCTCTCCCACATTCATCTCAGTTTAGACTACAGGGAAGATGCCGAGGTTCTTGAATCGATCATTAAACAGCTCGGGAGCGATTTTACTTATACCGATGTGGCCAAGCTCATCAAGGCGCATCCGCAGCTGATCGAGAAGACGAAGCACATCATACCGAACGAAGGGTATCGACGTTCGCTGGAGGGGGACAAGGCGGCCATTCTCGGAATGAAAGGAAAGCCGCTCCGGCTCGAGAAGAGCCTCTCCCAATTCGAGAAGGTGATGCAGATCATCCCGACCGGCTCGCAGACCTTCAGCAAATCGCACCTTCAATTCAGCGTCGGGGCCGCCCCGCTCTTTGTGCGCGAAGGAAAGGGGGCGTTTCTCACCGACCTCGACGGCAACCGATTTATCGATTTTACGATGGGCCTGGGCGCCTGTCTCCTCGGTTATGCGTTCGAGCCGGTGAACCGGGAGATGGAGGCGACCCTGCGAAAGGGATCGACCTACACCCTTCCGCATCATCTGGAGTATGACCTGGCCGAGCTCCTCACGCAGGTCATCCCATCGGCTGAAATGGTCCGATTCGGGAAGAATGGCTCCGACGTCACCTCGGCCGCGGTGCGATTGGCGCGGGCCGCGACCGGAAGGGAGGTCATCGCCTGCTGCGGCGATCACGGCTGGCAGGACTGGTATATCGCGACGACGACCCGGAGCCTCGGCATTCCGGAAGAGGTGAAGAAAAAGACGATCACATTTCAATACAACCAGATCGAGAGCCTTCAAGGCTGTTTCGACCGCTATCCGAATCAGATTGCCGGCGTGATCCTGGAGCCGGTCAGCCTCGAAGCGCCGCAGAAAAACTTTCTCTCGAAGGTGAAAAAACTGGCCGAGCAAAAGGGGGCGGTTCTGATTTTCGATGAGGTGGTCACCGGTTTCCGGTTTGATATCGGTGGCGCGCAGGCCTATTTCGGCGTGACCCCGGACCTCACCTGCGTCGGAAAGGCGATGGCGAATGGAATGCCGGTCTCCGCCATCGTTGGAAAGCGCGATCTGATGAAGCTCCTCGATGAGATCTTCTTCTCCTTTACCTTTGGCGGGGAGACCCTCTCCCTTGCGGCGGCGCTTGCCACGATCCACTACCTCCTCGAGCAAAAGGTCACCCCCTTCCTCTGGAAGCAGGGGGAAAAGCTGAAGGAGGGGATCGGCCGGCAGATTCGGGAGAAAGGCCTCGAAGGAGTTCTCTCGATCGACGGCTATCCGATTCGAACGGTGCTCGGTTTTAAAGGGGAAGAGAAAGAAGTCCTCAAGATGAAAACCCTTTTCCAGCAAGAGTGCGTCAAGCGGGGAATTCTCTTCACCGGGGGACACAACATTTCCCTGCCGCACGATCAGGAGAAGATAGAACGGCTCTTGTCGGTCTACGATGAGGTGATGGAGATCCTGAAATACACCCTCGAATATCAGATGCTCGACGAAATGCTCGAAGGGCGTCCACTGGAGCCGGTCTTTCGGAAAGTATAG
- a CDS encoding N-acetyl sugar amidotransferase yields the protein MAELRRCSRCVLPETHETITFDAEGVCNICRQQEYKQTQIDWTLKKKELDALIAEHRGKADYDCIIPFSGGKDSTWTLYYLVKEYGLRPLVVRFDHGFLRPNVMENTRRTLRKLGVDFHHFTPNWKVVQKLMLQTFLEKGDFCWHCHTGIFAYPMWVALRQNVPLVMWGEPSSEYTAYYSYDQAEEVDEKRFNRYINLGMTAQDMLVRLKGTVDERDLKPFTYPPLKELRKIHYRSVCLGSYIPWDVKRQSKIIQEELGWCGDAVENVPPAYGYEKIECYMQGVRDYIKFIKRGYTRPAHLASLDIRNHRMSREEALDLIGQYEGKRPPSLDLFLEYIGLSEAEFIQVALSHVVSPHEHDPLKVLSGEKVHDFDLWPREGGLSRKEAEGQLHRWQQRSQTQERSVEPEAR from the coding sequence ATGGCGGAATTAAGACGGTGCAGCCGGTGTGTTCTTCCGGAGACCCATGAGACGATCACCTTCGACGCGGAAGGGGTCTGCAACATCTGCCGCCAGCAGGAGTACAAGCAGACCCAGATCGACTGGACGCTGAAAAAGAAGGAGCTCGATGCGCTGATCGCGGAGCATCGGGGGAAGGCGGACTATGACTGCATCATCCCCTTCAGCGGCGGGAAAGACAGCACCTGGACCCTCTACTACCTGGTCAAAGAGTATGGCCTTCGGCCGCTCGTCGTCCGGTTCGATCATGGGTTCCTCAGACCGAACGTAATGGAAAATACCCGCCGAACCCTCCGGAAGCTCGGGGTTGACTTCCACCACTTCACCCCGAACTGGAAAGTGGTTCAAAAGCTGATGCTCCAGACCTTTCTGGAGAAAGGAGACTTCTGCTGGCATTGCCATACCGGCATTTTCGCCTATCCGATGTGGGTGGCGCTCCGCCAAAACGTTCCGCTGGTGATGTGGGGAGAGCCTTCGTCGGAATATACCGCCTATTACAGCTACGATCAGGCTGAAGAGGTCGATGAGAAGCGCTTTAATCGCTATATTAACCTCGGAATGACCGCACAAGACATGCTGGTCCGGCTGAAAGGAACGGTCGACGAGCGGGATCTGAAGCCGTTCACCTATCCTCCTCTGAAGGAGCTGCGTAAGATCCACTATCGATCGGTCTGCCTCGGCTCTTATATCCCTTGGGATGTGAAGCGGCAGTCGAAGATCATTCAAGAGGAGCTCGGTTGGTGTGGAGATGCGGTGGAGAATGTTCCCCCCGCGTATGGCTATGAAAAGATCGAATGTTATATGCAGGGGGTCCGCGATTACATCAAATTCATCAAGCGGGGCTATACCCGTCCCGCTCATCTTGCCTCGCTCGACATTCGGAATCATCGAATGAGTCGGGAAGAAGCGTTGGACTTGATCGGGCAATACGAAGGAAAGCGCCCCCCCAGCCTCGATCTATTTCTAGAGTATATCGGCTTGAGCGAGGCGGAGTTCATCCAGGTGGCCCTCAGCCATGTCGTCTCCCCCCACGAGCATGACCCGCTGAAGGTCCTTTCCGGAGAAAAGGTCCACGATTTTGATCTCTGGCCGAGAGAGGGGGGGCTGTCGCGGAAAGAAGCGGAGGGTCAACTCCATCGGTGGCAGCAGCGGAGCCAGACTCAAGAAAGGTCAGTGGAGCCAGAAGCGAGATGA
- the hisH gene encoding imidazole glycerol phosphate synthase subunit HisH — protein MIGVVDYGMGNLLSVRHALEMVGAEVTLCRDGEDLKGVERIVLPGVGAFRDCMMNLKKRGLAEALEEAVLRLGKPILGICLGMQAMARRSFEGGEHCGLGWLAADVVRLDPHPATLRVPQIGWNEVCYRSESPFFKTLPPAPDFYFVHSYFVKCDDEMSVEATCDYGGSVTAAIRKDNIFATQFHPEKSQEYGLKVLEHFLHWKP, from the coding sequence ATGATCGGCGTCGTCGATTACGGAATGGGAAATCTGCTCTCGGTCCGCCATGCGCTGGAAATGGTCGGGGCGGAGGTGACCCTCTGCCGCGATGGCGAGGATCTGAAAGGAGTAGAGCGGATTGTTCTTCCCGGGGTCGGCGCCTTTCGTGATTGCATGATGAATCTTAAAAAGAGGGGGCTGGCCGAGGCGCTGGAAGAGGCGGTGCTGCGGTTGGGAAAGCCGATCCTCGGCATCTGTCTTGGAATGCAGGCGATGGCGCGACGGAGCTTCGAGGGGGGAGAGCATTGCGGGCTCGGTTGGCTGGCGGCCGATGTCGTCCGTCTGGATCCGCATCCAGCCACGCTTCGCGTTCCGCAGATCGGCTGGAACGAGGTCTGTTACCGGTCGGAGAGTCCCTTCTTTAAGACCCTCCCCCCGGCGCCCGACTTCTACTTCGTTCATTCTTATTTCGTGAAATGCGACGATGAAATGAGTGTCGAAGCAACTTGTGACTATGGCGGGTCGGTCACCGCTGCCATTCGGAAGGACAATATTTTCGCGACGCAGTTTCATCCGGAAAAGAGCCAAGAGTATGGTCTGAAAGTTCTTGAACACTTTCTCCATTGGAAACCGTGA